TCTTTGAGTATTTCTGGTTTCAGTTTGTGATCACTTATGTTTACAAGTCGTGGACAGTTTTTGGGATTGCTGAGAAGCCACACAGTCATGCCTCTAAACTTAGCTGTCAATTCTTCAGAagtacacacatttaaatacatgataTTGGTATaaagtttacacacacactggaaGCGCCAGTTTGGGAATCAAAGTAAATCTGCTTTGGCAAGTTCTAAAGTCTGTCCCTCGAGGTCCACTTTTGCTCAAACCTTGAACAAACTCACTTTTCTGTAAATTTCTTGCAATCCTGGAGCTTGTTTGATTTggagttggagctaaactttgctGGAAAGTGGACCTCAAGGAGGTGAAAAGATGAAATTCATAGTTTGCTTACTACCATGCAACAAAACCCAACAACAATACAAGAACTTAAACAGCACAGCCAAAAtctatttacaattaaaatgataatgaattatttttttatgcaaaggtagaatattaaacacaaaactttGTAATTATCAGTGCCTTATACAATTTAGATTGTGGCAAGGAAGCTTTAGAGTATTACACATGAAAATTTTAGTAGTGTCACAGAAAAAGCATTAAACAGAAAAGCATTGATTTTGTGCTGGAAAGTTATAATTTCCTCACCCTCATCTTCCAAATTCATTTAACCAATCATGCTTTTCTGTAAGAGCTTCTCAGTTGTGGAATACACAATAGAAAATTGAACTAAGAAACACTGATTGTTGTCATATTGTTAGCGTTTTTTGTTTagcctttctgatatttttttaattcctccAAAGGACTGCAGCTGAAAATTAGATGATTGGGTAAACAGTGGCACATTTACAGAAATGGCGATTAACATTTGgccttataaaataaataaatgaaaatgtaataatgacatattaaataaatacttttttgccAACAAATAGgctatttatacagttttaataaCTTGCCGAATTGAGAAGCCtattgttgttttcattgttatggCTCTTTTCAGCCAGCATCACTACAGAAGCTTTGATGTTCTCATATCATTATGTGTCATAAATCGTGGCAGAAGCGTGTTGTGCATTCGTAGGGGTGTGTGGGAGATTCCACTCTGCTTTAATATTGTTTCGGAAATTGTCCCACTATTTGAATGCAGTGTCCCGGTGCTCCCGATAGCCAGTAGGCGATCAACCCAGACCTCTGGACTCTATGCACTCTGTCTTTTCCCCACTAGTGACGCCCATGACAAGAGGACAATAGAAAACAATCAATTTTCATTGATTGACCCGTGGCGAGCACCAGAtagtgagctgaggatgagcgcaggggctgctgggaaacATCGACAGCGGATGGTAAGGGTGTGAGGTTTGGAAAACTTGCACCTTAGACACTGGCGacggcactggagggagctcttggggaacagtctctagggggCGCCCTTGGGACAGGGACTCAGGACGGCTGGATGGCACCAGCGGGCATTCAGTCAGCTCGGGTCCGGGGGCGCTCCACGGCTTTGTCGCTCTCTCCAGCGATGGCTCCGTGGTCGTGCCAGATTCCGCAACTGCGTCATcctgtgggctcaggctggggctctgCGATGCGGTGAAATGATGGGCTGAGCTCTGGATCGTGAGTGAGGCTGGTGTCAGTGTCCAAAGGGCTGAACAGTCATTGGGGAGTTAAACGACACCAGCATCCACTCGATGTAACTGGcgggctctctcgaggaccgtcCCCGGACAGCTTCGCTTGAATGGAGGTGTTTAGTGCACGGAAGTAAGTCCCGCAAAGAAAGCTGTCTGGGTAACGGGAGTCGTTAGAGAGGAGGAAGAAGGTctctgtatagtcctcgagagagcaatccccctgctccagcaggaggatgaggacagTCGGGTCAATGAAGTGGTAAACATTTtggataaaacacaaaaagggaAAACGCGCTGCTAATACTATTGTacggtccgatcttctgtcacggtgtggtttagagaAAAGGAGCACTCAACGAGAATATAAGgttaactattttaattatgcacatatacagaaatacctcgggcagacaggcagataaaCTAAACCACATTAATACATcaacgagatcggacaaacagaactgaaacaacaggacttaaatacacaatgtaaatacttaaacgagacacagctgaacacgatAAGAcaactaaaagtaggtcacacagggcacaagacaaaaacaacaaccaaaaggAGTCCACTTGAGACATCATGAAGCAGTGTTTTTGAGGGCCCATCATTAGCTATTTGCACTATTTTTTATCACTGTGTTTTCGTGCATTTCAaatctacaaaataaattatagtgAAGAGTGTCAAGTTAAGTCCATTCTGCCATAAGGCTCATGCGACCACGGTGCTAAACATGTACACATCATATGAACAAACATAGGCATATATATTAGTTTAGGTCGTCCTATTTTGGGAAGATATTCATCCTTCATCCATAATTGAAAAggaatatttttggtttaatattttggGTTTCGGCCTGCAGTGATGCGATAGTTTCTGCAGTGATGCATATGCAATTATACCATTAGATCccatgcatgcaaaataaactgATTATTGAATAGCTGTCCATTGTAGAGACCACCATGTGTAACAGGGCTATAATATCTCAGTGTTAGTTGAATACAGGAAAATGTCAGCTTCACTTAGAGTTAGCCAAACAACCAGGGGCTAAGAACATATTGCAAGTCCTCAGTGTGATATAAGCATATCGTTAGCACTTTATGACAATGTTTGAAAGCTACATAATTGATAGAATTagacatactgtaaataaatctcTTCCTCTGTGAAAGGGGAATACACCAGATCATTTAATGAATCCTTCTAGGTACTGTttccctgtaaaaaaaaaaaaaaaaaaacagattgaaCAGAAATGATGATTGATGTTTATGTCACAGAATATTCTTTGGTTTAACAAATCCTGAACTAGATAAACTACAGTAATGCAGCATCTGATGCTTTAGGATCAAACTTATCAGGGAAAATGTGGTTgtttctattaaataataaaaccgcATTGTGACTTCCTGCATGCGATCTGAAACAAAATGTCTAACTAAAATAGAATTACTATATTAAATTCACTTATACATGGGATTTTgtcattactaaataaaatcacaccgcgaatacagaaaacaaacaaccacAAATTTTCACCTGCAAAGAACAGCAGAACACCAACACATACCCCTCCAGCAAAGAAATACATAAGATAATCTGTAATGGAAAAGACATTATTACTAGGGACTGATGATTATTGGCTTTACTGAGATCtttgacaataaaaacataaaaacagctcAAGGGGAAAAGAATTTATGGACTGAATTATACTCACTATGGAAGGGAACACTGAAGCTCTTTTGACTCAAGATGCTGATAATGTAGTTCTGACGgatgctgctgctgttggtgATGATCTCTAGATGataaagtccagagtctgtgtttctggtgttagtgatggtcagagatccattCTGATGATCCAGCTTCAGTCGGTTTCTGAATCTCTCACCAGCATCTTCACACTGACCATCTGTACAGATCCTACTGGGATCACCATTGATTTTTGCTATGAAAGTGTCATTGAAGTACCATATCATCAAATCTTTGGGGTTTTTCATTACACTAGGATCTAGAGTAACAGATTCTCCCTCCTTCACTGTCTTGATCCGTGTTTTATTTGTCTCTGCAGCAGGAACATCTAAAACACAAACCAACAGATGCTGGAGGACATTCAGAAACCCATAACCTCTCTGACATCCGCTTATGATTGTCATAATTTGCATAATcttgtttataattaaaacCAATTAAACATACAGAATGGGTCCACAAACATCTGGATCACCACTGTACAGGTCAAGAGAATAGACAGCTTTGAAAATTACCCAGTAAATATGTCTTCAAACATTTATGACTCACCGTGGAAAGTGATGCTAAATATAATTTCACTGATGTTTCTGCTGCTGATCATTTGCAGTCGataaagtccagagtctgtggttgtggtgttcgtgatggtcagagatccagtctgaggatccagcttcagtctgtctctgaatctctcagtACCTTCATTACACTGAACATCTGTACAGGTCTTACTGAGATAATCACTAATTTGGGCAATGCGAATGTCATTAAAAAACCATTTAATCTTTTCTTGCTGGTTTGTTTTAACGCCCGTGTGAAGAGTGACTGTGTTTCCCTCCACCACAGACACTGTCTCTCTATCTGTATCAACACCACATACACCTGAAGAAGCAAAGAACAGATAATAATTTGcagaatatagaatatatacaaaaaacagtacattttgtttttctgcaaatatctaaatattttcttgGTAATCAGCTTTTGCTAAATTATGAGAAACTGCATCTCCAGAGGGCTCTACATTTGTCCAAGAAACCAAAATATCTCTATTAATTTTACGTTGTGGCAATACTTACTGCCACACGTACTGTTGGTCTGTCTATGCTGTTCACGCTGGGCAGACAGGAAGTACACAGGAAATATACTATAAGAAGTGTTAGATTTGAACACACTCTCCCCCCTAGACCCTTAAATCTTACacgtgattttctttttatctcccCCTAGTGTTCTGTAGTATGTATGATCTCTCCATCCTTCTACATGTTAGAAGGGTTCAGTCGGTCATTGGTGTGTGCGCCGCTCCGAGTCGTGGGTGAAAGAGTTTGTtctacacttttgatacttgtcgagaagaagtgtttttctgtgtccaaaagtattcCTTATATGTTCATAATATCCTTTATCTTATGTAAGTACATATCTTTTTTGCATGGATACAACATAcgtcatcttttttttcattggctagaggtgtgtttctgtgtgttttcttgctCCCCGGCCGTTACACCCTTTGAGATCGAGATCTAGACTCTAGAGGTATTCTACGAGAACAGCGGGACCTTAAACAatgttaatcatttaacagGAAGTATAAAGGAAGTATAATAGACCGCTGTCACTGTTTAGGTTGCGACTACTTGGTTATCAAGCCCGGCATTATAATTTTTGTGTCTTTCAATTATTGATTAATATcgaaactgaaactaaaatccGCTTACCTGCACCGCccaagtataataaaaaaatgccttACCGAGCTGTAAAAGCCAGACCCAGTTGAAAATGAAGGGGTTCGCCATATTTACTCTGACAAACGAATGCAGATTCAGtggaaacaaaagcattttttgtccCAATGTCGACTAAAAGCCTCGTTATGTTTGATATCAAGGCTTTGTAGCTTGTATCGAGAATGCAATGTACTACCAGACGGAGCTCGCACTGAGGCTTGCATCTAATATGCATCTTCACGTGATGTGATTGATTCAGGAAATTTAAATCTGGAAAGGTCCCGGAAAATAATGGAAACTGCTATAATAAATTTGTCCTCTATCTCAGTAGCTGCTTTCAAATCTCAGTTATCTTTTGTCAATtttgaaacaaatccatcactTATTGAATCAATCAGTAAATCTTAACAATGACCAAAATGAGTAGATGCAAAGATTGAAATGCAGTACACGTGGTTTatctaataattataattgtgcatttaaaaaacatattttacacaaatactTTGACAAATACAAATACTTTGACTAAATAACCTTTAAACAAGtgaaagattacatttttggttCATTCATTTCTGTCTgttcatatatttaaacattaatatgctTCTGCTGGTGTTCTGGATATCTCTCAGTTTATATTAAAAGATACATGGACCTCTAAGTGTGTCACTGCACATGTATaagtgtcaccaagccagcagagggagcccttacctccaGATGATCTGTGTTCACTTCCTCTGTGTGTGATTCACTTCTTTCGCTGAAGGTTAAGAGcttgatataaaaaaacatgattagaCTATAAAAGAGCACAACTAAAAGGCTATACCTGTGCATTATCACTCATCAGACAAACAAGCGTGACCCATGTACCGTGCAACTTTATGAACACCGCAACCCACATCCTTCACACCCCCTCCTTAAGCATTCATGCATTATGCCATTTCATGTTTAATCTTAccataataatgtgaaatatatcaGTGTCATGGTTTATGTTCATCAGGTCTGATCGTGTCAATAGTTTGCCACcgttaataaaaattacaataaaaaaaaaataaacattttagacaaTGTCTTACAGTAATAGTTTCCATTAAAGAGTCATAAAAGCTGTTTGTATTACCAGAACAGGAAGAAGCACCTCATCTACTATCTAAACACACAGGCTCTAAAATGCCCATTGTGACCTACTAGTTTTTTGGTGcccagaaagttcaaaagaaaccCAACCACAGACTGCTGTCAGTGTATAGATTTCAGTACATGTTTAGGTTTGGTCTCTATTTCACCATGAAACATAGTCCATCCATATTCACACAATATCGCTGTAAATTCAGCTATTCATCTTAAATCAAATTAtcagtattaaataatatatgtatatgaaatagAGTTAGTAACAACATTTAGATACAACTACATATAATAAGgcattcagtgtgtgtgtgtgtgtgtgtgtgtgtgtgtgtgtgtgtgaactagGAGGGTCTTCAAACTCAACAGAGGAAAGTTTTCTCATCAGACCAGAAGTCTTTTTAACGAATCTGACTTTTCGCTGAACAACTGCacagatgtttgttttgttctgtttgtgcTGGTGGCGTCTGATCGGTAAGTCGTAagcatttttatggttttatggcATTTATCTGTTTTAAATCTTGATTTCACAGATAacaaaggcatttttttttcttttaatatgtctGCATGAAGAACTATAAAAGTCATGgaaatttaaaatggaaaatcaTTACAATATGATTTCATGTTTTGTAAACCAACAAGAGTCTTGATTTGAAACTCTTTTCCGTTTATCAGCCGGTGAGTCCGTGTCGGTAACAGAGGGCGATTCTGTTACTCTACACACTGGTGTTACTGAAATACATGAAGATGAAGATATACTATGGCATTTTGGAGCTGAAAACATCCTCATAGTTGAAAGCAATGAAGAGGCTATAAACAGGCTATGAAGAGGCCTGatgggagattcagagacagactgaagctggacaatCTGACCATCACCAACAACAAAACTCAACACGCTGGACTTtatcaactatatatataagtgtCAAAAAccttcagtgtttttgtctATGGTGAGTAGAGAACATGTTTTATCATAAGAACATTTTGACGTACAGAGCTTTGGGTCCCCAGGAATAACGCTGCGTTCGGGCAGGTCACGACTTTAAAACACGACTCACAACTTCGTGGTGTTACAGATTAGTCATGCCAAACTGGCCGAGCACAAGGAATTGTGCTCGATAGATGTAAACAAACCAGTGTGTTGGACAGGATGGGGCTTGTGCTCATTTAGTCATTTCTATCACCAAAGGTTCTTTCCTTTCTTATTTAAAGGTGAAAGTTACAGGTTTGACTGTCGTTTCAGTGCACTTTCACGGGTAGAAGGTTGGAAAAATACGGGTTGCCCTGAACACAGCATACGTTTAAAAAACACTGACCTAGACCGCCCACAGGTACCTTTAATGAAGCAAAGTTCTTTCAGTCATTTGTTCTTAAagtcatttctttaaaaaggcatgcacacacacacccatatatatacacacacagacacagcgACTttatcagatatatatatatatatatatatatatatatatatatatatataaacaaacatacatacatacatacatatacacacatttgtatgtttttatttgataaggttttttcattacaatatttttttttgtttattttcattaaaaatacaaattgaaagcttacaatataaaaaatataataattaaaacagaaaagtccAAGCTATAAAAGATACTTGAGGCAATATggtgtgtgcatttataatttaaaattaatgttattcaatatttattaatgattaaatacgTATTCAATAAATCTTTACTGTTTATACTTATCTTCCAAAACCAAGTAGACCTCCCTTCTCAGAATTCtgtgcaaaaattaaatataaaaaaattataactaaactgaaataataactataataactaaATTGCAGGTCATAATTTATCACATTTCATCAACAATtcaagtttaaatattaatagtttaaatttaaatattagtttaaatattaattaatactatAGTTACTAACTCTATGAAGATGACAACATTTTGaccaacataaaataaaaaagccataaaaataacctttaaaaatgtatacttttttttaaagcttaacaCCAGTGTAACTACATTCAACACTGtccatttacaaataaa
This window of the Puntigrus tetrazona isolate hp1 chromosome 22, ASM1883169v1, whole genome shotgun sequence genome carries:
- the LOC122327429 gene encoding uncharacterized protein LOC122327429 isoform X2, which gives rise to MLLFPLNLHSFVRVNMANPFIFNWVWLLQLGVCGVDTDRETVSVVEGNTVTLHTGVKTNQQEKIKWFFNDIRIAQISDYLSKTCTDVQCNEGTERFRDRLKLDPQTGSLTITNTTTTDSGLYRLQMISSRNISEIIFSITFHDVPAAETNKTRIKTVKEGESVTLDPSVMKNPKDLMIWYFNDTFIAKINGDPSRICTDGQCEDAGERFRNRLKLDHQNGSLTITNTRNTDSGLYHLEIITNSSSIRQNYIISILSQKSFSVPFHNYLMYFFAGGVCVGVLLFFAGKQYLEGFIK
- the LOC122327429 gene encoding uncharacterized protein LOC122327429 isoform X1; this encodes MLLFPLNLHSFVRVNMANPFIFNWVWLLQLGVCGVDTDRETVSVVEGNTVTLHTGVKTNQQEKIKWFFNDIRIAQISDYLSKTCTDVQCNEGTERFRDRLKLDPQTGSLTITNTTTTDSGLYRLQMISSRNISEIIFSITFHDVPAAETNKTRIKTVKEGESVTLDPSVMKNPKDLMIWYFNDTFIAKINGDPSRICTDGQCEDAGERFRNRLKLDHQNGSLTITNTRNTDSGLYHLEIITNSSSIRQNYIISILSQKSFSVPFHNYLMYFFAGGVCVGVLLFFAGENLWLFVFCIRGVILFSNDKIPCISEFNIVILF
- the LOC122327429 gene encoding uncharacterized protein LOC122327429 isoform X3, translating into MLLFPLNLHSFVRVNMANPFIFNWVWLLQLGVCGVDTDRETVSVVEGNTVTLHTGVKTNQQEKIKWFFNDIRIAQISDYLSKTCTDVQCNEGTERFRDRLKLDPQTGSLTITNTTTTDSGLYRLQMISSRNISEIIFSITFHAKINGDPSRICTDGQCEDAGERFRNRLKLDHQNGSLTITNTRNTDSGLYHLEIITNSSSIRQNYIISILSQKSFSVPFHNYLMYFFAGGVCVGVLLFFAGENLWLFVFCIRGVILFSNDKIPCISEFNIVILF